A stretch of Anaerolineales bacterium DNA encodes these proteins:
- a CDS encoding ABC transporter ATP-binding protein: MSEDIAIRVEGLGKQYYLGESVGGYRTLRDALSDSAARTVGRARRGSPAVEKARRRESIWALRDVSFDVRKGQVLGIIGRNGAGKSTLLKLLARVTEPTEGRAEVCGRVGSLLEVGTGFHPELTGRENTFLNGAILGMRRAEIAAKFDEIVEFADIDRFIDTPVKRYSSGMYLRLAFSVAAHLEPEILIVDEVLAVGDAEFQRKCLGKMSDVAQRGRTVLFVSHNMSAVLRLTEETLVIDAGRLLLRDRTPRAVDSYLSSGLAQTGERGWGDEPHAVAAAPFRPLRLRIVGIDGRPAEQVSAAQPFAIEFTYRLQEAISALRVGIYLSTSKGEPVFTSFDTDALDRFQALPVRPEGTYVSRCSVPGNTLNEGRFVVGVNASAFRLRSYFTDEYALAFTVDGTGAVGSQWGEQRGGPLRPALSWEIESAP; encoded by the coding sequence ATGAGCGAAGACATCGCCATCCGCGTGGAGGGGCTCGGCAAGCAGTACTACCTTGGCGAGAGCGTTGGGGGGTACCGGACGCTGCGCGATGCGCTGTCGGATTCTGCCGCCAGGACGGTCGGGCGGGCGCGGCGAGGCAGCCCGGCGGTGGAGAAGGCCCGACGCCGTGAGTCCATTTGGGCGCTGCGCGATGTCTCGTTCGATGTGCGCAAAGGACAGGTCCTCGGGATCATTGGTCGGAACGGCGCCGGAAAAAGCACGTTGCTCAAGCTGTTGGCCCGGGTGACGGAGCCAACCGAAGGCCGCGCCGAAGTGTGCGGCCGGGTCGGCTCGCTGCTCGAAGTCGGAACCGGCTTCCATCCCGAGCTGACCGGGCGGGAGAACACCTTCCTCAATGGCGCCATCCTGGGAATGCGACGCGCAGAGATCGCCGCCAAGTTTGACGAGATCGTCGAGTTTGCCGACATCGACCGCTTCATCGACACCCCGGTGAAGCGCTACTCCAGCGGGATGTACCTGCGACTGGCATTCTCGGTGGCCGCTCACCTGGAGCCGGAGATCCTGATTGTCGATGAAGTCCTGGCGGTGGGCGACGCCGAGTTTCAGCGCAAGTGCCTGGGGAAGATGAGCGACGTCGCCCAGCGCGGGCGGACGGTGCTGTTCGTCAGCCACAACATGTCGGCCGTGCTGCGCTTGACCGAAGAGACGCTGGTCATCGACGCCGGGCGGCTGCTGCTGCGCGACCGGACGCCAAGAGCGGTGGACTCCTACTTGTCTTCCGGGCTGGCCCAGACCGGGGAGCGAGGCTGGGGTGACGAGCCGCACGCCGTAGCGGCCGCGCCCTTCCGCCCGTTGCGGCTGCGCATCGTCGGAATCGATGGACGCCCGGCGGAGCAAGTGAGCGCCGCCCAGCCGTTCGCGATCGAGTTCACCTACCGATTGCAGGAGGCGATCAGCGCCTTGCGGGTGGGCATCTACCTTTCCACATCCAAGGGCGAGCCGGTTTTCACCTCCTTTGACACCGACGCCCTGGATCGCTTCCAGGCCCTGCCCGTCCGGCCCGAAGGCACCTACGTCAGCCGCTGCAGCGTGCCGGGGAACACCCTCAATGAAGGACGGTTCGTGGTTGGGGTCAACGCCAGCGCCTTCCGCCTCCGCTCCTACTTCACCGATGAGTACGCTCTGGCCTTCACGGTCGATGGCACAGGAGCCGTCGGCAGCCAATGGGGGGAGCAGCGTGGAGGCCCATTGAGGCCGGCGCTGAGCTGGGAGATCGAGAGCGCGCCGTGA
- a CDS encoding ABC transporter permease: protein MSLSGEPASTHSPAAGRPMVTYIRPTRGWSGIDLRELWRYRELIYFLVWRDVKVRYKQSLLGAGWAILQPFLTMVVFSIFFGRFLGVPTDGSPYPVFSYAALLPWQLVEAGVSKAGTSLVAGRNLVTKVYFPRIAIPMAPILAGLLDFLLAAVVFLGMIVYYQMRPGLAVLALPIFLLVTVMTTVGVSLWLAALNVSYRDVAFVIPFLVRVWFFVTPITYPVSVVPVAYQPLYWMNPMVGVVEGFRWSLYAAADGSVFPWGLMAISAAVALGLMVTGTAFFRRMERTFADLV from the coding sequence ATGAGCTTGAGCGGTGAACCGGCCTCGACGCACTCCCCTGCGGCCGGCCGACCGATGGTGACCTACATCCGGCCAACGCGCGGCTGGAGCGGTATCGATCTACGTGAACTGTGGCGCTACCGCGAGCTGATCTACTTCCTGGTCTGGCGCGACGTCAAGGTCCGCTACAAGCAATCCCTGCTCGGCGCCGGCTGGGCCATCCTGCAGCCGTTCTTGACGATGGTGGTCTTCAGTATTTTCTTCGGCCGGTTCCTCGGCGTCCCGACCGACGGCAGCCCCTACCCGGTGTTTTCCTATGCGGCCCTGTTGCCGTGGCAGCTGGTCGAGGCAGGCGTGAGCAAGGCGGGCACCAGCCTGGTGGCCGGGAGGAACCTGGTCACAAAGGTGTACTTCCCGCGCATTGCCATCCCGATGGCGCCGATCCTGGCCGGGCTGTTGGACTTTCTGCTGGCGGCAGTCGTGTTCCTGGGCATGATCGTGTACTACCAGATGCGCCCCGGCCTGGCGGTCCTCGCCCTGCCGATCTTCCTGCTGGTGACCGTGATGACAACCGTCGGGGTCAGCTTGTGGCTGGCGGCCCTGAACGTCTCGTACCGCGATGTCGCCTTCGTGATCCCGTTTCTGGTGCGGGTGTGGTTCTTTGTCACGCCCATCACCTACCCCGTCAGCGTGGTGCCGGTGGCCTACCAACCGCTGTACTGGATGAATCCCATGGTCGGCGTGGTTGAAGGCTTCCGCTGGTCGCTCTACGCGGCCGCCGATGGTTCGGTCTTCCCGTGGGGCCTGATGGCGATCTCGGCGGCAGTCGCCCTGGGGCTGATGGTCACCGGCACGGCCTTCTTCCGAAGGATGGAGCGGACCTTTGCCGACCTCGTCTGA